In Mycobacteriales bacterium, one genomic interval encodes:
- a CDS encoding PH domain-containing protein gives MNAGEPVVLRAPWWQYAMLSGWLAAAFALGPHTRLAVLPAVAAAAFAAMVWRTRTELDPGGVTVRRVRGTRRLPWPEVVAFTDGGRQGTLAVTRAGERVALPWVSWRPPAPAAHVAPRTAQAVAAYAAGHGHEVALTP, from the coding sequence GTGAACGCCGGCGAGCCCGTCGTGCTGCGCGCGCCGTGGTGGCAGTACGCCATGCTGTCCGGCTGGCTGGCGGCGGCGTTCGCGCTGGGGCCGCACACCCGGCTGGCGGTGCTGCCGGCCGTGGCGGCGGCGGCGTTCGCGGCGATGGTGTGGCGGACGCGGACCGAGCTCGACCCCGGCGGCGTCACGGTCCGCCGGGTGCGCGGGACGCGGCGGCTGCCCTGGCCGGAGGTCGTGGCGTTCACCGACGGCGGGCGGCAGGGCACGCTCGCGGTGACGCGCGCGGGCGAGCGGGTCGCGCTGCCGTGGGTGTCGTGGCGGCCCCCGGCGCCGGCCGCGCACGTCGCGCCGCGCACGGCGCAGGCCGTCGCCGCCTACGCCGCCGGGCACGGCCACGAGGTCGCGCTCACCCCATGA
- a CDS encoding PH domain-containing protein, producing MPDRVSIGPNRWLGIGYGALAASMLVRAPEDPWRWVVLALLVPFLWSLWRMRTVLDREGVTVRRFWGERRVAWADVAALARRRAAVVAVTRDGERVTLPWVEWRPPARGGTESPRAAARVLAYARDHGYEPAAEGL from the coding sequence GTGCCTGACCGGGTCTCGATCGGGCCGAACCGCTGGCTCGGCATCGGCTACGGCGCGCTGGCGGCGTCGATGCTGGTGCGCGCCCCTGAGGACCCGTGGCGGTGGGTGGTGCTGGCCCTGCTGGTGCCCTTCCTGTGGTCGTTGTGGCGGATGCGCACGGTGCTCGACCGGGAGGGCGTGACGGTGCGCCGGTTCTGGGGTGAACGGCGCGTGGCGTGGGCCGACGTGGCGGCGCTGGCCCGGCGGCGCGCCGCCGTGGTCGCGGTGACGCGCGACGGCGAGCGGGTGACGTTGCCGTGGGTGGAGTGGCGGCCGCCGGCCCGCGGGGGAACGGAGTCGCCGCGCGCGGCCGCGCGGGTCCTCGCGTACGCACGGGACCACGGCTACGAGCCCGCGGCGGAGGGGCTGTGA